In the Pseudonocardia cypriaca genome, one interval contains:
- a CDS encoding alpha-galactosidase, with protein MSEWELRTARSAYVVRETHGGLELVRWGGPVRVVPPRGTFETPADIAPLEFAAGGTRHSQGSELLVPGGGSLRLVPGSVAGTEERLQALLRDDDLGLEVELHWRTSRRHDVVERWAVLRASRELTLTRAFGAGWNVPVGPGARVGTLAGAWSREFTPNEVDLPAGELSLGSRQGITSHTYAPVVTLRSRDSDDAYGIALAWSGSWRLTVDAVPFREVVRVSGGIDDEGLLTLGPGEEFETPHLLGVRSEEGPAGVARGWHAYQRELARGPEHRPIVYNSWYATRFDVRVDHQLALADAAADLGVEVFVVDDGWFRGRTSDRAGLGDWFVDGAKFPDGLEPLVEGVLERGMRFGLWVEPEAVNPDSDLYRAHPDWVHQPLLTLRNQYVLDLGRPEVEAWAAAMLRRLLTEYPIGYLKWDMNRAIPLGGSIRHTQAYHRLMRMLREEFPQVTVEACAGGGGRVDNAVLAVSDVVWPSDETGPRDRLAIQHGFLSAYPPHVMSSWVTDEPDQLDTAPASPEFRFVVAMAGVLGIGADLLAWSPDVRARARELVALYREIRPVVHAGEVTWHGAPADPACAVQYATEDRIVLLAWARPGAAPLRVPLAPGPRVGHPGTAGPALQHGDGRRFRVLGSGELVGGEVVVPFRLAPDCDVVILDRVPDA; from the coding sequence GTGAGCGAGTGGGAACTGCGGACCGCCCGGTCGGCGTACGTCGTGCGCGAGACGCATGGCGGGCTGGAGCTCGTCCGGTGGGGCGGCCCGGTGCGGGTCGTCCCGCCGCGTGGCACGTTCGAGACGCCCGCCGACATCGCCCCGCTGGAGTTCGCCGCGGGCGGCACCCGGCACTCGCAGGGCAGCGAGCTACTGGTGCCGGGCGGCGGGTCGCTGCGGCTCGTGCCCGGCTCGGTCGCGGGCACCGAGGAGCGGCTGCAGGCGCTGCTGCGGGACGACGACCTCGGGCTGGAGGTGGAGCTGCACTGGCGCACCTCCCGCCGGCACGACGTCGTCGAGCGGTGGGCGGTGCTGCGCGCATCCCGCGAGCTCACGCTGACGCGGGCGTTCGGGGCGGGCTGGAACGTGCCGGTCGGGCCCGGCGCCCGGGTGGGCACGCTGGCCGGGGCGTGGTCGCGCGAGTTCACGCCGAACGAGGTGGACCTGCCGGCGGGGGAACTGTCGCTCGGCAGCCGGCAGGGGATCACCTCGCACACCTACGCGCCGGTGGTGACCCTGCGCTCCCGCGACTCCGACGACGCCTACGGGATCGCGCTCGCGTGGAGCGGGTCGTGGCGGCTCACGGTCGATGCGGTGCCGTTCCGCGAGGTCGTGCGCGTGAGCGGCGGGATCGACGACGAGGGGCTGCTCACGCTCGGGCCGGGGGAGGAGTTCGAGACCCCGCACCTGCTCGGCGTCCGGAGCGAGGAGGGGCCGGCCGGCGTCGCGCGGGGTTGGCACGCCTACCAGCGCGAGCTCGCCCGCGGCCCCGAGCACCGGCCGATCGTCTACAACTCCTGGTACGCCACGCGGTTCGACGTGCGGGTCGACCACCAGCTCGCGCTCGCCGACGCCGCCGCGGACCTGGGCGTCGAGGTGTTCGTCGTGGACGACGGGTGGTTCCGCGGGCGCACGAGCGACCGCGCCGGGCTCGGGGACTGGTTCGTCGACGGTGCGAAGTTCCCCGACGGCCTCGAACCGCTGGTCGAGGGCGTGCTCGAGCGCGGGATGCGGTTCGGGCTGTGGGTCGAGCCGGAGGCCGTGAACCCGGACAGCGACCTCTACCGCGCCCACCCGGACTGGGTGCACCAGCCGCTCCTGACGCTGCGCAACCAGTACGTGCTCGACCTCGGCAGGCCGGAGGTGGAGGCGTGGGCCGCCGCGATGCTGCGCAGGCTGCTGACCGAGTACCCGATCGGCTACCTCAAGTGGGACATGAACCGCGCGATCCCGCTCGGCGGGTCGATCCGGCACACGCAGGCCTACCACCGGCTGATGCGGATGCTGCGCGAGGAGTTCCCGCAGGTCACGGTCGAGGCGTGCGCGGGCGGCGGCGGGCGGGTCGACAACGCCGTGCTCGCCGTGTCCGACGTCGTGTGGCCGAGCGACGAGACCGGCCCGCGCGACCGGCTCGCGATCCAGCACGGGTTCCTGTCCGCCTACCCGCCGCACGTCATGAGCTCGTGGGTGACCGACGAGCCGGATCAGCTGGACACGGCCCCGGCGAGCCCGGAGTTCCGGTTCGTCGTCGCGATGGCGGGGGTGCTCGGGATCGGCGCCGACCTGCTCGCCTGGTCCCCGGACGTCCGGGCCCGGGCCCGTGAGCTGGTGGCGCTGTACCGGGAGATCCGGCCGGTCGTGCACGCGGGCGAGGTGACCTGGCACGGCGCCCCGGCCGACCCCGCCTGCGCCGTGCAGTACGCGACGGAGGACCGCATCGTGCTGCTGGCCTGGGCCCGCCCCGGCGCGGCCCCGCTCCGCGTGCCCCTGGCGCCTGGCCCGCGAGTCGGGCATCCGGGCACGGCGGGTCCGGCGCTCCAGCACGGCGACGGCCGCCGGTTCCGGGTGCTGGGCAGCGGTGAGCTCGTCGGAGGGGAGGTCGTGGTGCCGTTCCGGCTCGCCCCGGACTGCGACGTGGTGATCCTCGACCGGGTCCCGGATGCCTGA
- a CDS encoding lysophospholipid acyltransferase family protein — protein MTQDRPLSEWQKLRLTFTRRWRGSGFWYGLAIALIWPFAMFGTKVSWRGGEHIPRSGGALLAINHVSFADPIYNVAFTICHGRMPRFLAKSELWSTPVVRSVLGGGQHIPVYRATVRAKDAFGDAIAAIERGEVVAFYPEGTYTADPDGWPMKAKNGIGRIALLTGAPVIPVANWGTQDVLPPGTGRPRLFPRRRVTVVAGPPVDLSAWLGGPRTRTALDGATNAIMADVTRLVAEVRGETPPEAPFDPARAGTPLKDERSAS, from the coding sequence GTGACGCAGGACCGCCCCCTGTCGGAGTGGCAGAAGCTGCGGCTGACGTTCACCCGGAGATGGCGGGGCTCCGGCTTCTGGTACGGCCTCGCGATCGCGCTGATCTGGCCGTTCGCGATGTTCGGCACCAAGGTGAGCTGGCGCGGGGGCGAGCACATCCCGCGCTCCGGCGGAGCGCTGCTCGCGATCAACCACGTGTCGTTCGCCGACCCCATCTACAACGTGGCGTTCACGATCTGCCACGGGCGGATGCCCCGGTTCCTCGCCAAGTCCGAGCTGTGGAGCACGCCGGTGGTGCGCTCGGTCCTCGGAGGCGGGCAGCACATCCCGGTCTACCGCGCCACGGTCCGCGCCAAGGACGCCTTCGGCGACGCGATCGCGGCGATCGAGCGCGGCGAGGTCGTCGCGTTCTACCCGGAGGGCACCTACACCGCCGACCCCGACGGCTGGCCCATGAAGGCCAAGAACGGCATCGGGCGGATCGCGCTGCTCACCGGCGCCCCGGTGATCCCCGTCGCGAACTGGGGCACCCAGGACGTCCTGCCCCCCGGTACCGGCCGCCCGCGACTCTTCCCCAGGCGGCGGGTCACCGTGGTCGCCGGCCCGCCGGTCGACCTCTCGGCCTGGCTGGGCGGCCCCCGCACCCGCACCGCCCTGGACGGCGCGACCAACGCGATCATGGCCGACGTCACGCGGCTCGTGGCCGAGGTACGCGGTGAGACCCCGCCCGAGGCCCCGTTCGACCCGGCGCGGGCGGGGACCCCGCTGAAGGACGAGCGGTCGGCCAGCTGA
- a CDS encoding IS110 family transposase, which translates to MGIDLHRRRSVLVRKTEMGETLETVRISNDPEYLRQVMARAGEAPEVVLEAAYGWYWAADTLAELGAHVHLAHPLGVKMFCYRRVKNDERDAGDLADLLRMGRLPEAWIAPPATRELRGWVRHRAKLVALRSSLKSQVHAVLAEAGVQVPMSDLFSPGGQHLLAAARLSVESRARVDSALRLIINVDFEVELFAKLVTNRLREHPGYRAIQQIPGVGPTLAAVFVAEIGDVTRFPGPAQLASWAGLTPKHHESDTTVHRGRITKQGSRLVRWAAVEAVQRVGEHTRTGAVRERVAARRGRNIGVVAAARELVELVYYGLRDGHIRRLTPPQPHTPPQPHTPPHIPPQPHTPPGRSAA; encoded by the coding sequence GTGGGAATTGACCTGCACCGGCGGCGGTCGGTGCTGGTTCGCAAGACCGAGATGGGTGAGACGTTGGAGACGGTGCGGATCTCCAACGATCCGGAGTATCTGCGGCAGGTGATGGCCCGCGCCGGGGAGGCCCCGGAGGTGGTGCTGGAAGCGGCCTATGGCTGGTACTGGGCTGCGGACACCCTGGCCGAGTTGGGCGCGCACGTGCATTTGGCGCATCCGCTGGGGGTGAAGATGTTCTGCTATCGGCGGGTGAAGAACGACGAGCGGGACGCGGGGGATCTGGCTGATCTGTTGCGGATGGGTCGGCTGCCCGAGGCGTGGATCGCGCCACCGGCCACCCGGGAGCTGCGTGGTTGGGTGCGGCATCGGGCCAAGCTGGTGGCGTTGCGCTCGAGCTTGAAATCCCAGGTCCACGCCGTGCTGGCCGAGGCCGGGGTGCAGGTGCCGATGAGTGATCTGTTCAGCCCGGGCGGGCAGCACTTGTTGGCCGCGGCCCGGCTGTCGGTCGAATCACGCGCTCGGGTCGACTCCGCGCTACGACTGATCATTAACGTGGACTTCGAGGTCGAGTTGTTCGCCAAGTTGGTCACCAACCGGCTGCGCGAACATCCCGGCTACCGGGCGATCCAGCAGATCCCCGGGGTCGGGCCCACCTTGGCCGCGGTGTTCGTCGCTGAGATCGGTGACGTCACCCGCTTCCCCGGACCCGCGCAGCTGGCCAGCTGGGCCGGGTTGACCCCGAAACACCATGAGTCCGACACCACCGTGCATCGCGGCCGGATCACCAAACAGGGTTCCCGGTTGGTGCGTTGGGCTGCGGTGGAGGCGGTGCAGCGGGTCGGCGAACACACCCGCACCGGTGCGGTCCGGGAGCGGGTCGCCGCCCGCCGCGGCCGCAACATCGGCGTCGTTGCCGCCGCCCGCGAGCTGGTCGAGCTGGTCTACTACGGCCTACGCGACGGGCACATCCGCCGGCTCACCCCGCCCCAACCCCACACCCCGCCCCAACCCCACACCCCGCCACACATCCCGCCCCAGCCACACACCCCGCCCGGCAGATCGGCGGCATGA
- a CDS encoding acyl-CoA desaturase → MTVADTPTRSTGSARPILEGRRGLAPQISVYVFVILPLAALVAAIPFAWGWGLTWIDIAIALVFYVTSGLGITVGYHRYFTHGSFKAKRPLRIALALAGSLAMQGPVITWVADHRRHHAFSDKEGDPHSPWLFGTGPAALAKGFWHSHMGWLFDRDQTNRERFTPDLLADRDILRVDRLFVTWSVATLLVPAALGGLLSWSWWGALTAFFWAGLVRVGLLHHVTWSINSICHMIGDQPFAARDHSRNVWPLAVLSFGESWHNLHHADPTCARHGVQRGQVDISARVIWAFEKLGWAHSVRWPTQRRLEKLARAA, encoded by the coding sequence ATGACCGTGGCCGATACCCCCACTCGTTCCACCGGATCGGCTCGGCCGATCCTGGAAGGCAGGCGCGGGCTCGCGCCGCAGATCAGCGTCTACGTCTTCGTGATCCTCCCCCTCGCCGCGCTCGTCGCCGCGATCCCCTTCGCCTGGGGATGGGGACTCACCTGGATCGACATCGCGATCGCCCTGGTCTTCTACGTCACGAGCGGGCTCGGCATCACGGTCGGCTACCACCGCTACTTCACCCACGGCTCGTTCAAGGCGAAGCGGCCGCTGCGCATCGCGCTCGCGCTGGCCGGCAGCCTCGCCATGCAGGGCCCGGTCATCACCTGGGTGGCCGACCACCGCCGCCACCACGCCTTCTCCGACAAGGAGGGCGACCCGCACTCGCCGTGGCTGTTCGGCACGGGCCCGGCCGCCCTCGCCAAGGGCTTCTGGCACTCCCACATGGGGTGGCTGTTCGACCGCGACCAGACCAACCGCGAGCGCTTCACCCCCGACCTGCTCGCCGACCGCGACATCCTCCGGGTCGACCGGCTGTTCGTCACCTGGTCGGTGGCCACCCTGCTCGTCCCGGCGGCCCTCGGCGGGCTGCTCAGCTGGTCCTGGTGGGGCGCGCTCACCGCGTTCTTCTGGGCCGGGCTCGTGCGCGTCGGGCTGCTCCACCACGTCACGTGGTCGATCAACTCGATCTGCCACATGATCGGCGACCAGCCGTTTGCCGCCCGCGACCACTCCCGCAACGTCTGGCCGCTCGCCGTCCTCAGCTTCGGCGAATCCTGGCACAACCTGCACCACGCCGACCCCACCTGCGCCCGCCACGGCGTCCAGCGCGGACAGGTCGACATCTCGGCGCGGGTCATCTGGGCGTTCGAGAAGCTGGGCTGGGCCCACTCCGTGCGCTGGCCCACCCAGCGGCGGCTGGAGAAGCTGGCCCGCGCCGCCTGA
- a CDS encoding mycothione reductase, translated as MRHHDLVVIGTGSGNSIVDDRFAHLDVALVEHGVFGGTCLNVGCIPTKMYVYAAEVAQVVRHASRFGVDATVDKVRWTDIRDRIFGRIDPISVGGREYRVDRSPNVTVYEGHARFTGHKELAVARTDGSGTDAFTAEKIVLAAGSRPVIPDVVTAAGVPYETSDTVMRIDALPEHVVILGSGYIGVEFAHVFSALGAKVSIVGRSTVLRHQDETVCERFTEIAQARWDVHLGNEVMGVRGRHGDIALDLADGTSVRGDLLLVATGRRPNSDRLDLDRTGVTTHPDGRIVVDAEQRTAVDGIFALGDVSSDHQLKHVANHEAKVVAHNLLHPGAPRSSDHRFVPAAVFTDPQIAAVGLTEAECRDRNLDYTAAVQEYGDVAYGWAMEDTTGFCKVLAERGTGRLLGAHVMGAQASTVIQPLIQAMSFGLGAREMATGQYWIHPALPEVVENALLGLDL; from the coding sequence GTGCGCCACCACGACCTCGTCGTCATCGGAACCGGATCGGGCAACTCGATCGTCGACGATCGGTTCGCGCACCTCGACGTCGCGCTCGTCGAGCACGGCGTCTTCGGCGGCACCTGCCTGAACGTCGGCTGCATCCCCACGAAGATGTACGTCTACGCCGCCGAGGTGGCGCAGGTCGTCCGGCACGCGAGCCGTTTCGGCGTGGACGCCACGGTGGACAAGGTCCGCTGGACCGACATCCGCGACCGCATCTTCGGCCGCATCGACCCCATCTCCGTCGGTGGGCGCGAGTACCGGGTGGACCGCAGCCCGAACGTCACCGTCTACGAGGGCCACGCGCGCTTCACCGGCCACAAGGAGCTGGCCGTCGCCCGCACCGACGGGTCCGGCACCGACGCGTTCACCGCGGAGAAGATCGTGCTGGCCGCCGGGAGCCGTCCGGTGATCCCGGACGTCGTCACGGCGGCGGGCGTGCCGTACGAGACGTCCGACACCGTCATGCGGATCGACGCGCTCCCCGAGCACGTCGTGATCCTCGGCAGCGGCTACATCGGGGTCGAGTTCGCGCACGTGTTCTCCGCACTCGGGGCGAAGGTGTCGATCGTCGGGCGCAGCACCGTGCTGCGCCACCAGGACGAGACCGTCTGCGAGCGCTTCACCGAGATCGCCCAGGCCCGGTGGGACGTCCACCTCGGCAACGAGGTCATGGGCGTCCGCGGGCGCCACGGCGACATCGCCCTCGACCTGGCCGACGGCACGTCCGTGCGCGGCGACCTGCTGCTCGTCGCCACCGGACGGCGCCCCAACAGCGACCGGCTCGACCTCGACCGCACCGGCGTCACCACCCACCCCGACGGCCGGATCGTCGTCGACGCGGAGCAGCGCACCGCCGTCGACGGGATCTTCGCCCTCGGCGACGTCAGCTCCGACCACCAGCTCAAGCACGTGGCCAACCACGAGGCGAAGGTGGTGGCGCACAACCTGCTGCACCCCGGTGCGCCGCGGAGCAGCGACCACCGGTTCGTGCCCGCCGCCGTCTTCACCGACCCCCAGATCGCGGCGGTCGGGCTGACCGAGGCGGAGTGCCGCGACCGGAACCTCGACTACACCGCGGCGGTGCAGGAGTACGGCGATGTCGCCTACGGGTGGGCGATGGAGGACACCACGGGGTTCTGCAAGGTGCTCGCAGAGCGCGGGACCGGGCGGCTCCTGGGAGCGCACGTGATGGGCGCGCAGGCGTCCACCGTGATCCAGCCCCTCATCCAGGCGATGTCGTTCGGCCTCGGCGCCCGCGAGATGGCCACCGGCCAGTACTGGATCCACCCGGCGCTGCCGGAGGTGGTGGAAAACGCACTGCTCGGTCTGGATCTCTAG
- a CDS encoding M15 family metallopeptidase: MPATAAERPPLPLRPDGYGVAQPTPPDLVDRRLPTRDILPPPADGRFVSTVGPVPDDVLARSTWKPECPVRAADLRYVTVTFRGFDGGAHTGELIVAATVADDVATVFGDLYAADFPIEEMRVVEPAELTAPPTGDDNNTTAFVCRPAVGLTRWSAHALGLAVDVNPFQNPYSKGDLVLPELASAYLDRDRDLPGMISGGGPVVAAFARIGWKWGGHWTSPVDRHHFSRTGT, encoded by the coding sequence ATGCCCGCGACGGCCGCCGAGCGACCCCCGCTCCCCCTGCGCCCCGACGGGTACGGCGTGGCCCAGCCCACCCCGCCCGACCTCGTGGACCGCAGGCTCCCCACCCGCGACATCCTCCCGCCGCCCGCGGACGGGAGGTTCGTCTCCACGGTCGGGCCGGTCCCCGACGACGTCCTCGCCCGCTCCACGTGGAAGCCGGAGTGCCCGGTCCGAGCGGCGGACCTGCGGTACGTCACCGTCACCTTCCGCGGCTTCGACGGCGGCGCGCACACCGGTGAGCTCATCGTCGCCGCGACGGTCGCGGACGACGTCGCGACCGTGTTCGGCGACCTCTACGCGGCCGACTTCCCCATCGAGGAGATGCGGGTCGTCGAGCCTGCCGAACTGACCGCCCCGCCCACCGGCGACGACAACAACACCACCGCGTTCGTCTGCCGGCCCGCCGTCGGCCTCACGCGCTGGTCGGCGCACGCCCTCGGCCTCGCCGTGGACGTCAACCCGTTCCAGAACCCCTACAGCAAGGGTGACCTCGTGCTGCCCGAGCTCGCCTCGGCGTACCTGGATCGCGACCGCGACCTGCCGGGCATGATCTCCGGCGGCGGGCCGGTGGTCGCCGCGTTCGCGCGCATCGGCTGGAAGTGGGGCGGGCACTGGACCTCCCCGGTGGACCGGCACCACTTCTCCCGAACCGGCACGTAG
- a CDS encoding GNAT family N-acetyltransferase — MSSETETATLHRAWAADLPPSTLYELMRLRVDVFVVEQACPYAELDGRDLEDGTRHFWLGGDGKPEPVLGYLRLLCEPSGEFRIGRLCTARSVRGRGLGRQLMEAALAEVGDRPCVLDAQEHLTGFYRPFGFRQVGESYDWDGVAHVPMRRD; from the coding sequence ATGAGCAGTGAGACGGAGACGGCCACCCTGCACCGCGCGTGGGCGGCGGACCTGCCACCGAGCACGCTCTACGAGCTGATGCGGCTGCGGGTCGACGTCTTCGTCGTGGAGCAGGCCTGCCCGTACGCGGAGCTCGACGGGCGTGATCTCGAGGACGGGACGCGGCACTTCTGGCTGGGCGGCGACGGCAAGCCGGAGCCCGTGCTCGGATACCTGCGGCTGCTGTGCGAGCCGAGCGGTGAGTTCCGGATCGGCCGGCTGTGCACCGCCCGCTCGGTACGCGGGCGGGGGCTGGGCCGTCAGCTGATGGAGGCGGCGCTGGCCGAGGTCGGCGACCGCCCCTGCGTGCTGGACGCCCAGGAGCACCTGACGGGCTTCTACCGCCCGTTCGGCTTCCGTCAGGTGGGCGAGTCCTACGACTGGGACGGGGTGGCGCACGTCCCCATGCGCCGGGACTGA
- a CDS encoding lipopolysaccharide assembly protein LapA domain-containing protein, producing the protein MNDDPTRAMDVRSPSYGSVGPADPHADPETQPSLRPVVADGPTVPTPSEPKARAGWPADEPVQRSRTGMLWMGLILSALVLLVLLVFILQNSTPVQINFLNLSGTLPIGVALLLAAIAGLLLVAIPGGLRILQLRRAARRR; encoded by the coding sequence ATGAACGACGACCCCACGCGGGCGATGGACGTGCGCTCGCCCTCCTACGGCAGCGTCGGCCCGGCCGATCCGCACGCCGACCCGGAGACGCAGCCCTCGCTGCGCCCGGTCGTCGCCGACGGCCCCACCGTCCCGACGCCGAGCGAGCCGAAGGCGCGGGCGGGCTGGCCGGCCGATGAGCCGGTCCAGCGCTCGCGCACCGGCATGCTGTGGATGGGGCTGATCCTGTCCGCGCTGGTGCTGCTGGTCCTGCTGGTCTTCATCCTGCAGAACAGCACGCCCGTGCAGATCAACTTCCTGAACCTGTCGGGCACCCTGCCCATCGGCGTCGCGCTGCTGCTCGCCGCCATCGCGGGCCTGCTGCTCGTCGCGATCCCGGGCGGGCTGCGCATCCTGCAGCTCCGCCGCGCCGCCCGCCGCCGCTGA
- a CDS encoding DEAD/DEAH box helicase: MPSFAELGLPEPVARALAANGFTEPFPIQAATLPDTLAGRDLLGRGQTGSGKTLAFGLALLARLAGGRARSRQPRGLVLVPTRELAQQVDDALAPFARALRLSTAVVVGGLSFNRQAAELQRGVDLVVATPGRLTDHTDQRTCDLSQVEVTVLDEADRMSDMGFLPQVRRILNLTPSGGQRLLFSATLDGEVGALVRQYLTDPVTRSVASATAQVATMDHHVLLVDPGAKARVITEIAARDGRTILFARTKHGVDRLVKLLRREGVMAGALHGGKAQNARNRAIAEFKDGRTPVLVATDVAARGIHIDDVSLVVHVDPPADPKDYLHRAGRTARAGDSGTVVTLVTPDERRDVERMMRLAGVRAPQTEVRAGDGELARITGARPPSGVAIVAPPKPAQAPRRPRTGNGNGLASRRGRRRRDTAA; the protein is encoded by the coding sequence ATGCCGTCGTTCGCGGAGCTCGGCCTGCCCGAGCCGGTCGCGCGCGCGCTCGCCGCGAACGGCTTCACCGAGCCGTTCCCGATCCAGGCCGCGACGCTCCCCGACACCCTCGCGGGCCGCGACCTGCTCGGCCGGGGCCAGACCGGCTCCGGCAAGACCCTCGCGTTCGGCCTCGCGCTGCTCGCCCGGCTCGCCGGCGGCCGCGCCCGGTCCCGGCAGCCGCGCGGGCTCGTCCTCGTCCCCACCCGTGAGCTCGCCCAGCAGGTCGACGACGCGCTCGCCCCGTTCGCGCGGGCGCTGCGCCTGTCCACCGCCGTCGTGGTGGGCGGGCTGTCGTTCAACCGGCAGGCCGCCGAGCTGCAGCGGGGCGTCGACCTCGTCGTCGCCACCCCCGGCCGCCTCACCGACCACACCGACCAGCGCACGTGCGACCTCTCCCAGGTCGAGGTCACGGTGCTCGACGAGGCCGACCGCATGTCGGACATGGGCTTCCTGCCCCAGGTCCGGCGGATCCTGAACCTCACGCCGTCCGGTGGTCAGCGGTTGCTGTTCTCCGCCACGCTCGACGGCGAGGTGGGCGCGCTGGTCCGCCAGTACCTCACCGACCCCGTCACGCGCTCCGTCGCATCGGCCACGGCGCAGGTGGCCACCATGGACCACCACGTCCTGCTGGTCGACCCGGGCGCCAAGGCGCGGGTCATCACCGAGATCGCCGCGCGCGACGGTCGCACCATCCTGTTCGCCCGCACCAAGCACGGCGTCGACCGCCTCGTGAAGCTGCTGCGGCGCGAGGGCGTGATGGCGGGCGCGCTGCACGGCGGCAAGGCGCAGAACGCCCGCAACCGGGCGATCGCGGAGTTCAAGGACGGCCGCACGCCGGTGCTCGTCGCCACGGACGTGGCCGCACGCGGCATCCACATCGACGACGTCAGCCTCGTCGTGCACGTCGACCCGCCGGCCGACCCGAAGGACTACCTGCACCGCGCCGGGCGTACCGCGCGGGCCGGTGACTCGGGCACCGTCGTCACGCTCGTCACCCCCGACGAGCGGCGCGACGTCGAGCGGATGATGCGGCTGGCCGGGGTGCGTGCCCCGCAGACCGAGGTGCGGGCGGGCGACGGTGAGCTGGCCCGGATCACGGGCGCGCGTCCGCCGTCGGGGGTGGCGATCGTCGCCCCGCCGAAGCCCGCGCAGGCACCGCGCCGCCCGCGTACCGGCAACGGCAACGGGCTCGCCTCCCGCCGCGGTCGGCGCAGGCGCGACACCGCCGCCTGA
- a CDS encoding serine protein kinase RIO, which translates to MHDYESYSEIYEPKASRKPRRRRFDDEAPAPRRREPDLSTLDERLGVDLDGPPEGDRWSTWDGAEHGPHPRPAWVVTEHAAVDAELGVIKTGKEADVHLVERYVPGTDRRALMAAKRYRTSEHRMFHRDAGYLEGRRVRRSRETRAMANRTAFGRDILAGQWAAAEFAALSRLWADGVAVPYPVQCSGTELLLEFLGSDDGTAAPRLAQLRPERDELCDLWHQLVDALLGLARHGLAHGDLSAYNLLVHDGRLVLIDLPQVVDVIGNPQGPEFLARDVRRIGEWFTARGLPDGVGTPEGLLEELRAEVGMPKNGGTSQG; encoded by the coding sequence TTGCACGACTACGAGTCGTACTCCGAGATCTACGAACCCAAGGCCTCCCGCAAGCCGCGCCGTCGCCGCTTCGACGACGAGGCCCCCGCGCCCCGGCGCCGCGAGCCCGACCTGTCCACCCTGGACGAACGGCTGGGCGTCGACCTCGACGGCCCACCCGAGGGCGACCGCTGGTCCACGTGGGACGGCGCCGAGCACGGGCCGCACCCGCGTCCGGCCTGGGTCGTCACCGAGCACGCCGCGGTCGACGCCGAGCTCGGCGTGATCAAGACCGGCAAGGAGGCCGACGTCCACCTCGTCGAGCGCTACGTGCCGGGCACCGACCGGCGGGCCCTGATGGCCGCCAAGCGCTACCGCACCTCCGAGCACCGCATGTTCCACCGCGACGCCGGCTACCTCGAGGGCAGGCGCGTGCGCCGGTCCCGCGAGACACGGGCGATGGCCAACCGCACGGCGTTCGGCCGCGACATCCTGGCCGGGCAGTGGGCGGCCGCGGAGTTCGCGGCGCTGTCCCGGCTGTGGGCGGACGGCGTCGCGGTGCCCTACCCCGTGCAGTGCAGCGGCACCGAGCTGCTGCTGGAGTTCCTCGGCAGCGACGACGGCACCGCCGCCCCGCGGCTCGCCCAGCTGCGGCCGGAGCGGGACGAGCTGTGTGATCTCTGGCACCAGCTGGTCGACGCCCTGCTCGGGCTGGCCCGCCACGGCCTCGCCCACGGCGACCTGTCCGCCTACAACCTCCTGGTGCACGACGGACGGCTGGTGCTGATCGACCTTCCGCAGGTCGTGGACGTCATCGGCAACCCGCAGGGCCCCGAGTTCCTGGCCCGCGACGTGCGGCGGATCGGCGAGTGGTTCACCGCCCGCGGCCTGCCGGACGGGGTCGGCACGCCCGAGGGCCTGCTCGAGGAGCTGCGGGCGGAGGTGGGAATGCCGAAGAACGGCGGAACGTCACAGGGGTAG
- the yaaA gene encoding peroxide stress protein YaaA: MLVLLPPSETKRDGGDGPPLRLDALSHPALDGVRKALVDELVDLAADVPACRAALGLSPAQDAEIARNAALWTSPTLPALHRYTGVLYDALDAGSLRGAAVGRARARLAVGSALFGLLRADDQVPAYRLSAGSALPGGGTLAARWKPVLEPELAAVAAADLVVDLRSGSYAALGRVPGAVTVNVLAERPDGSRSVVSHFNKAHKGRLARVLASTRGEPTDAAGVAAIARRAGMRVERRGNALEIVIAA, translated from the coding sequence GTGCTCGTCCTGCTTCCCCCGTCGGAGACCAAGCGCGACGGCGGCGACGGCCCACCGCTGCGGCTCGACGCGCTCTCCCATCCCGCCCTGGACGGGGTGCGCAAGGCGCTCGTCGACGAGCTCGTCGACCTCGCAGCAGACGTTCCGGCGTGCCGCGCCGCGCTCGGTCTGTCCCCCGCGCAGGACGCCGAGATCGCCCGCAACGCCGCGCTGTGGACCTCGCCCACCCTGCCGGCCCTGCACCGCTACACCGGCGTGCTCTACGACGCGCTCGACGCCGGCTCGTTGCGCGGTGCCGCGGTCGGGCGGGCGCGTGCTCGCCTCGCCGTCGGGTCGGCGCTGTTCGGGCTGCTCCGCGCCGACGACCAGGTGCCCGCCTACCGCCTCTCCGCGGGCTCGGCGCTCCCCGGCGGGGGCACCCTCGCGGCGCGCTGGAAGCCGGTGCTCGAGCCGGAGCTGGCCGCCGTCGCCGCCGCGGACCTGGTGGTGGACCTGCGCTCGGGCTCCTACGCCGCGCTCGGCCGCGTGCCCGGCGCGGTCACGGTGAACGTACTGGCGGAGCGGCCCGACGGCAGCCGCAGCGTGGTGAGCCACTTCAACAAGGCGCACAAGGGCAGGCTCGCCCGGGTGCTCGCGAGCACCCGCGGGGAGCCGACGGATGCGGCGGGCGTCGCGGCGATCGCCCGCAGGGCGGGGATGCGGGTGGAGCGCAGGGGGAACGCGCTGGAGATCGTGATCGCCGCGTAA